The following proteins come from a genomic window of Alnus glutinosa chromosome 10, dhAlnGlut1.1, whole genome shotgun sequence:
- the LOC133879351 gene encoding putative disease resistance RPP13-like protein 1 yields MAEIATIFVSPFLQVFFEKMASGDFVDFFRQRKLSDGLLKKLNTTFLTLNAVLEDVEELQVTKPVVKKWLDQLKDAVYEAEHVLDEIATEALLSELDAEFQTTASKVRKSISISRNSFVKEIEPKIKDILERLETLAQQKDHIFGRNYEKEAIMKRGLSDGVGGKSYEESPMTSLVLESDICGRNEEKEAIIKMLLSDDARGNEMGVIAIVGMGGIGKTTLAQLLYNDNRVKNSFDHLAWVCVSEDFNLFKITKKIVEKVTSSTHDNKDSGQRQKATSSTYDNKDLDQLQSELSQKLMGKKFLLVLDDVWNENFFQWDALCKPLKYGAQESTVIVTTRNNRVALVMHASAIYPLKELPEEDCWSLFAKHAYHDGNSNAHGELELIGRKIVEKCRGLPLAIQAMGALLRYKPNVDEWDNILKSELWDLPIDEMGILPALRLSYKHLPSHLKRCFAYCSILPKDYPFKKVQLIMLWMAEGFLQQSKNKTMEEVGNEYFLTLESRSLFQECSDDNSHFVMHDLVSDLAKSISGNFIIRLEGDCSHDIVNNTRHMSYFSEQEFHSSKMFDTLHKAKRLRTFLHLNMFSNCCLTKKVVHDLLSTLGCLRVLSLSGYKNITELPDSIGKFKYLRYLDLSLTKVKILPNSICKLCNLQTLILFDCKELASLPRDMRKLVSLRHLDIIGTGIKEMPIQLGGLKCLQSLTKFIVGKGSGLCIGDLEKLTNPCGLLSILELQNVESATNVLNATSLRDKKYLKQLVLEWKDGNTFSESQRSVLDSLEPHTNLNRLTIEYYGGKSFPDWVGHPSFSNVAYLCLGRCKYCISLPPLGQLPSLHDLYIYGFDEVVRVGHEFCGSSSSSVKPFGALKVLAFVEMPKWKEWVYFGDENEGGAFPLLEQLYIIGCPKLTGGLPVHLSSLSKLNIKVCPQLVAPLPSTPTMRELDLSYCNEMLLKELPTGMEKLVIGGFDAPESLPKGMINSDGSLPSALKTLKIRDCMKLELSTRLDYSSLERLCLRNCDSLKSFPLHLFPKLYHIKIDKCSNLESLTVPEHYEHDLVTLEIKILSCPNFVSFPKGGLRAPSLTSLSIECCENLKSLPEKMQILKSLESLHVWSCPEVESFPEGGLPSNLNSIRIIFCEKLIASRMGWGLQNLPILKYFIISGKNEDLESFPEAQLLPTSLTYLSISGFPNLKCLDKKGLQHLIALEELNIWYFPKLKYMPEQGLSTSLSILKIIDCPLLKKEWQSKKGKEWRKIAHVDQIWIDGQPFE; encoded by the coding sequence ATGGCTGAGATTGCAACCATTTTTGTCTCTCCCTTCCTTCaagtgttttttgaaaaaatggcaTCTGGTGACTTCGTTGACTTCTTTCGGCAACGAAAACTCTCCGATGGACTCCTAAAGAAGTTGAACACAACATTCCTGACCCTCAATGCAGTGCTCGAAGACGTGGAGGAGTTGCAAGTTACAAAGCCTGTTGTGAAAAAGTGGCTTGATCAGCTGAAAGATGCAGTCTATGAAGCAGAGCATGTCTTGGATGAGATTGCTACTGAAGCCTTGCTAAGCGAGTTGGATGCTGAATTTCAAACCACCGCAAGTAAGGTACGAAAGTCCATCTCTATTTCTCGTAATTCTTTTGTCAAAGAGATAGAACCAAAGATAAAAGACATACTTGAAAGACTAGAAACTCTGGCACAACAAAAGGATCATATTTTTGGTAGGAATTATGAAAAAGAGGCAATCATGAAAAGGGGTCTGAGCGATGGTGTTGGAGGGAAATCATATGAAGAATCACCCATGACTTCTTTGGTTTTAGAATCTGATATTTGTGGTAGGAATGAAGAAAAGGAGGCAATCATTAAAATGTTGCTCTCAGATGATGCACGTGGCAATGAGATGGGTGTGATTGCCATAGTCGGTATGGGGGGGATTGGTAAGACCACCCTTGCTCAACTTCTATATAATGACAACAGAGTGAAAAACTCTTTTGACCATCTCGCTTGGGTTtgtgtttcagaagattttaatttgttcaagataacaaaaaaaattgtggaaaAAGTAACTTCCTCAACTCATGATAATAAGGATTCAGGTCAACGTCAAAAAGCAACTTCCTCAACTTATGATAATAAGGATTTAGATCAACTTCAAAGTGAACTAAGCCAGAAATTGATGGGGAAGAAGTTTCTATTGGTTTTAGATGATGTTTGgaatgagaatttttttcagtGGGATGCACTATGTAAACCCCTTAAATATGGGGCACAAGAAAGTACGGTCATTGTAACAACACGTAATAATAGGGTTGCATTAGTCATGCATGCTAGTGCAATTTATCCTCTAAAGGAGTTACCAGAAGAAGATTGTTGGTCACTATTTGCAAAACATGCATATCATGATGGCAACTCTAATGCACATGGTGAGTTAGAATTAATAGGTAGAAAAATCGTTGAAAAGTGCAGAGGCCTTCCGTTAGCAATACAGGCAATGGGTGCTCTATTAAGATATAAACCGAATGTTGACGAATGGGATAATATATTGAAGAGTGAATTATGGGATTTGCCAATTGATGAGATGGGCATTCTTCCGGCTCTAAGATTAAGTTACAAACATCTTCCTTCGCATCTAAAGCGATGCTTTGCTTATTGTTCAATATTACCAAAAGATTATCCTTTCAAAAAAGTTCAGTTAATCATGTTATGGATGGCAGAAGGTTTCCTCCAACAAtcgaaaaacaaaacaatggaagAAGTTGGTAATGAGTATTTCCTCACTCTAGAATCAAGATCGTTATTCCAAGAATGTAGTGACGACAACTCACATTTTGTAATGCATGATCTTGTGAGCGATTTAGCAAAATCTATATCTGGAAATTTTATAATAAGGTTGGAGGGTGATTGTTCTCACGACATTGTAAACAATACTCGCCACATGTCCTATTTTTCTGAACAAGAGTTTCATAGCTCGAAAATGTTTGACACCCTTCACAAGGCTAAGAGGTTGCGCACTTTCCTACATTTAAATATGTTCAGCAATTGTTGCTTGACTAAAAAAGTAGTACATGACTTGTTGTCGACACTAGGATGCTTACGGGTGCTTTCTCTGTCAGGCTATAAGAACATTACTGAATTGCCAGATTCAATTGGCAAATTTAAATATCTACGTTACTTGGACCTTTCTTTAACTAAAGTGAAAATATTGCCCAATTCTATATGTAAGTTGTGCAATTTGCAAACATTGATCTTATTTGATTGTAAAGAGCTTGCTTCATTGCCAAGAGATATGCGGAAACTCGTTAGTTTACGTCATCTTGATATTATCGGAACTGGCATAAAAGAGATGCCAATACAACTTGGAGGATTAAAATGCCTCCAGTCGCTGACTAAATTTATCGTCGGCAAAGGTAGTGGGTTGTGCATTGGAGACTTGGAAAAACTCACGAATCCTTGTGGATTGCTTTCAATATTGGAGCTCCAAAATGTTGAATCTGCTACTAATGTTCTGAACGCAACAAGCTTAAGGGATAAAAAGTATCTCAAACAATTGGTATTGGAATGGAAAGATGGTAATACTTTTTCAGAAAGTCAAAGAAGTGTACTCGATAGTCTCGAACCCCATACAAACTTGAATCGTCTCACAATTGAATACTACGGTGGTAAAAGCTTTCCAGATTGGGTAGGGCATCCTTCATTCTCTAATGTAGCATATCTTTGTCTTGGAAGATGTAAATATTGCATCAGCTTGCCACCGCTTGGGCAACTACCCTCTTTGCATGACCTCTATATTTATGGGTTTGATGAAGTTGTTAGAGTGGGTCATGAGTTTTGCGGCAGCAGTTCTTCTTCAGTTAAGCCATTTGGTGCCCTTAAAGTTCTTGCTTTTGTGGAGATGCCAAAGTGGAAGGAATGGGTTTATTTTGGTGACGAAAATGAAGGTGGAGCTTTTCCTTTACTTGAGCAGCTTTATATTATTGGCTGTCCTAAGCTAACAGGAGGGTTGCCAGtccatctttcttctttatcCAAACTTAATATTAAGGTTTGTCCGCAATTGGTGGCTCCACTCCCATCGACTCCTACTATGCGTGAATTGGACCTCAGCTATTGTAATGAGATGCTGTTAAAGGAATTGCCAACTGGAATGGAGAAGCTCGTAATCGGAGGATTTGATGCACCGGAGTCCTTACCGAAAGGAATGATAAACTCTGACGGCAGTCTTCCCTCTGCATTAAAAACCCTTAAGATCAGAGATTGTATGAAGTTAGAGCTCTCAACACGCCTGGACTATTCATCCCTTGAAAGATTGTGTTTGCGGAATTGCGATTCTCTCAAGTCCTTTCCATTACATTTATTCCCAAAGCTTTATCACATTAAAATCGACAAGTGTAGCAATCTGGAATCTCTTACCGTTCCAGAACATTATGAACATGATTTAGTCACCTTGGAGATTAAAATCTTGAGTTGCCCTaattttgtatcttttccaAAAGGAGGATTGCGTGCCCCCAGCCTTACATCGTTATCGATCGAATGTTGTGAGAATCTGAAATCACTTCCTGAAAAAATGCAAATACTAAAATCTCTCGAGAGCTTGCATGTTTGGAGCTGTCCAGAAGTTGAGTCGTTTCCTGAAGGGGGCTTGCCTTCCAATCTGAACTCAATTAGAATCATATTTTGTGAGAAACTCATTGCGAGCCGGATGGGATGGGGTTTGCAGAACCTGCCCATTCTTAAATATTTCATAATCAGTGGCAAAAATGAAGATTTGGAGTCTTTCCCAGAGGCACAGTTGCTGCCCACTAGTCTGACCTATCTTTCCATCtctggctttccaaatttgaaatgtttggACAAGAAGGGGCTTCAACACCTCATTGCTCTTGAAGAATTGAATATCTGGTACTTCCCTAAGCTAAAGTACATGCCAGAACAGGGGTTATCTACCTCCCTTTCTATTCTAAAAATCATCGATTGTCCTTTGTTGAAGAAAGAGTGGCaaagtaaaaaaggaaaagaatggcGCAAGATTGCTCACGTCGACCAGATATGGATTGATGGCCAACCGTTTGAATAA
- the LOC133879930 gene encoding cyclin-dependent kinases regulatory subunit 1-like, whose amino-acid sequence MGQIQYSEKYFDDTNEYRHVVLPPETAKLLPKNRLLSENEWRAIGVQQSRGWVHYAIHRPEPHIMLFRRPLNYQQQQENQAQQNVLAK is encoded by the exons ATGGGTCAGATCCAGTACTCCGAGAAGTACTTCGACGACACCAACGAGTACCG GCATGTGGTGCTTCCTCCTGAAACGGCGAAACTGCTTCCCAAGAATCGCCTCCTCTCTGAA AATGAATGGCGTGCGATTGGGGTGCAGCAGAGCCGAGGGTGGGTGCACTATGCGATTCATCGCCCCGAGCCACACATCATGTTGTTCAGGAGACCTCTGAACTACCAACAGCAGCAGGAGAATCAGGCTCAGCAGAACGTGCTTGCTAAGTGA